DNA from Bacteroides zoogleoformans:
TTATTTCTTGGCGATAGATAAATTGCAGCGCGCCAAGGCTGTGGATCCTTCCGTCGCCGAAAGAGCCAATGAACTGATTGCCTCTTTCTCACGTCACACACCTCAGGCCAAAGACCTCTTCATGCTGGGTTATAAGGCCGGTGACCGTATCACTATCGGTGGGTGGATAGGCGAGTCTACAACTATCAGATAAAATCATGTTGCCTGGTTTCATACACGCGATCTATTATAGATTTTTCAGCATAACCATTGTCCTTGGGGCGATGGTTATGCTTCTTTTATTTTCGGCTTGTTCCGGCAGGGAAAAGGCATTGGGAAAAGCCATTACGGAGCGCGATTCTCTGCCTGTGCTCGATACTCGCGGTGTAGCTTCGCTCATTTCCGACTCGGGCGTGACACGCTACCGCATCCATACGGAAGAGTGGCTGGTCTTCGACCGTAAAGAGCCCCCTTACTGGGCTTTTGAAAAAGGGGTGTATCTGGAGAAATTCGACTCTGTCTTTCAAGTGGAAGCCAGCATCAAAGCCGATACGGCCTACTACTATAATAAAGACGAATTATGGAAGCTGATGGGACACGTAGACATCAAGAACCTGAAAGGCGAACGCTTTTCCACTGAATTGCTGTATTGGAATCAGCGGGAACAGAAAATTTACTCCGACAGGTTCATCCGCATAGAACAACCGGACAGAATTATCACCGGACGCGGATTTGATTCGAACCAGCAGATGACCGTCTATAAGATTCATCAACCGGAAGGTGTCTTTTATATTGACGAAGAGGCACTGGCAGGAGACAGCTTGCAAACAGATAGCTTAAACAGATAAAAAATATAAAGATGGATACCTTCCTTTTTTTATTGATCACAATGGCATTCTCGGCTTTCTTTTCGGGCATGGAGATTGCCTTTGTCTCTGTGGACAAGCTTCGCTTTGAGATGGAAAAGAAATCCGGCGTCACTTCCGGCATCATCTCCTATTTTTTGCGCAATCCCAACAACTTCATTTCAACCATGTTGGTCGGCAATAATATTGCGCTTGTCATCTACGGTATCCTGATGGCGCAAATCATAGAGGTGAACTTGCTGGCAGGAGTCATCTCCAACCATTTTGTCATGGTGCTGGTGCAGACCATCCTCTCCACGCTCATTATTCTGGTGACGGGAGAATTTCTGCCCAAGACCTTGTTCAAGATTAATCCTAACCTGATGCTGCGCTTCTGCGCGGTGCCTCTTTGGGTTTGCTACGTCGTTTTGTTTCCCATCTCGAAACTGGCTTCCGGGCTGTCGTATCTGTTTCTGCGGGCGCTTGGAGTGAAGGTAAACAAAGAAGCGTCCGACAGGGCTTTCGGCAAAGTGGATCTGGACTACTTCATACAGACGAGCATAGAGAATGCCGGCAATGAAGAGGAACTGGATACGGAGGTGAAGATTTTTCAGAATGCGCTGGATTTTTCCAATATAAAGATACGCGATTGCATTGTGCCGCGTACGGAAGTGGTGGCGGTGGACCGCACGGCAGGACTGGAGGAGCTGAAGAATCTCTTTGTAGAGTCGGGCATCTCGAAGATTGTCGTTTATGACGGAAATATTGATAATGTGGTGGGGTATATCCATTCGTCGGAAATGTTTCGGAATCCGGCGGACTGGAGAGATAATGTCAAGGAAATGCCTATCGTCCCTGAAACCATGTCGGCTCATAAACTGATGAAACTGTTCATGCAGCAGAAAAGAACCATCGCCGTGGTGGTGGATGAGTTTGGCGGTACGGCAGGTATCGTC
Protein-coding regions in this window:
- the lptC gene encoding LPS export ABC transporter periplasmic protein LptC, giving the protein MLPGFIHAIYYRFFSITIVLGAMVMLLLFSACSGREKALGKAITERDSLPVLDTRGVASLISDSGVTRYRIHTEEWLVFDRKEPPYWAFEKGVYLEKFDSVFQVEASIKADTAYYYNKDELWKLMGHVDIKNLKGERFSTELLYWNQREQKIYSDRFIRIEQPDRIITGRGFDSNQQMTVYKIHQPEGVFYIDEEALAGDSLQTDSLNR
- a CDS encoding hemolysin family protein; its protein translation is MDTFLFLLITMAFSAFFSGMEIAFVSVDKLRFEMEKKSGVTSGIISYFLRNPNNFISTMLVGNNIALVIYGILMAQIIEVNLLAGVISNHFVMVLVQTILSTLIILVTGEFLPKTLFKINPNLMLRFCAVPLWVCYVVLFPISKLASGLSYLFLRALGVKVNKEASDRAFGKVDLDYFIQTSIENAGNEEELDTEVKIFQNALDFSNIKIRDCIVPRTEVVAVDRTAGLEELKNLFVESGISKIVVYDGNIDNVVGYIHSSEMFRNPADWRDNVKEMPIVPETMSAHKLMKLFMQQKRTIAVVVDEFGGTAGIVSLEDLVEEIFGDIEDEHDNSSYICKQIGEHEYVLSARLEIEKVNETFGLDLPESDDYLTVGGLILNRYQSFPKLHEVITVDNYLFKIIKVTATKIELVKLKVAE